The sequence below is a genomic window from Physeter macrocephalus isolate SW-GA chromosome 19, ASM283717v5, whole genome shotgun sequence.
aactagagagaagcctgagcaccgcaatgaagagaccgcatgccgcaaccaaagatcgcgcatgcctcaacaaagatcccgcgtgtagcaactaagacccgatgcggccaaaaaataaagaaaaaaaaaaatgccactaaAGGACAAAGGCAAACACATACTACTGAGAGTGAACAATAACCATCCCAAGCTTTCCAAATATATCACTTTACACAACAGTAGGCATTTAATTTTTaccttgaattttaaaagagcatttaATTTTTACCTTGAATTTTAAAGGAGCATTTTGTCATGTGTTTTAGGATTGTAAAAGTAATACACGCTTATtgcagaaaacttggaaaatatagaaGAGCAGAAATATGTATCTGCCTTATTTACCAACACTACCTGCTGGCTCTCCTACTGGGCTGCCCATTCCTCTTTACAAACCACACTCTAGTGCTCTTATAACGTGTAAAGCATTCCCTCAGTTACTTCCCAGGATTCTGTTCACACCGATGACCAGTACTGATCACACTTGTTAGGTCCTCAACTTCcttctgtgtctttttctctcccttctcctttccctttaaaAAGACCGATTTCATGAGCGACCTGAAAGCAGGGACCAAGTTTTATGCACACCCCTCCCTGACCACTTAGCATGGTAGCAGTTgaactttcctttctctttcattcattcaactgtcCTGTGTCTAGTGTTTCAAAGTAAGAAATGTCAAAGCACTGTCTTTAGATTGGCATTCAGATTAACAGGCATCTCACGGgggaagaaaaactttaaatacaTAAGCGTAAAAGTAACCTGTAAATTGGTTATAAGGAGAGACATGATCACCATCACTTGTCAAAACGGGCTCCTCCCAAGGGGCAATAGCTTCAGATGACTTTCGGACTTTTCCCCCCAATCAACAttcatttactaagcacctactgaGCACATTTGAGGTCATATAGgagatacaaaaatatacaagatAGGGCACAACCTTTAGCAGCTTCAATCTAACAGAGGGGGAAAAGACCTGTAGGTTAAAAAACTTTCAAATGAGGTAAAACATGTTAAGTGGCAGAAGATTGCTAGAATATTCTGGGCATTCAGACATGCGAGTTCTTCCCTGATTGAGGGGATCAGGCATTTGACCCAGGTCTTGGAGTAGGGACAAGAAATATACGcgagatgtgtgtgtttgtacgtgTGAGTGTGCCTGGGTGTGGGAGTGAAGGGATTCGAAGCAGAAAGTACAGACTGAGCAAAGGCAGGGAACCTAAGAGACCCAGCAGTGTTTAGGGAAGAGATGGGCCAAACTTCACTGAAGCAAAGAGAGTTACAGAGAAAAAGCTGGAAAGGAAGAGTGTGAGCCCATGGCTGAGAGCCCAGAATGGCAAACTGATGTTTGGACTCTATTCCCACTAGTTTGGAACTATTCAGTCATTTAGCAAATGTTTCCTTATCTTCTGctatgtgctgggtgctgggataGATACAGTGAGATACGGAAAGGAAAACAAGGCATGGGCCCTTGCTCTCCATGTTGACATTCCATGACGACATAACTTTCTAGAAGTATAAACTCAAAGAGGACTTattaagagcaaaacaaaactggCCAAAAGACAACACTAGtgacaaggaatttttttttttttttggttacttaTTGCTGAGTGACAAACTATCCCAAAAGTTAGCGACTTAAAATAACACTCACTTGATTACTTACTCACAATTCTGCAATTTGGGATGGGCTTGATGGATACAGCTGGTCTCTTTTCCACATGATGACAGCTGGAGTAGCTTGAACGACTGGGGTCTGGCTGGAACGGCCAACTTGTGTCATATGTCTGGGTCTCAGACCTCACCATGGGTTGGttttgggctgcaccccacaggcctgcaagccttgtagCTGCCCAGCCTTGAGGccaaagaaagagcctggagacaGCGGCAGAGACGTTTATTGGACAGGGGGATCTTACACAaagggtcctggagcaacaccccaccgTGTGCGGCAGACTCCAGGCAGGACATGCCAGCAGTCTTGCTActcaggggagaaggaggctaccatttataggcggaattgacatcaggtgggctcattggttaccaggggctaattaagccctataattaagaggattggatagtcatgtgagtgaagcagggtCTGGCCGAGCAGGgcatgtacagagagcaagagaatagCCATCCTGAGTGGCTGAACCGTATAGTTGGGTTCCTCAGTTCTCCTCCACGTGGCATCTCCGTGTGGTTAGCTTGGTCTTCCTTCCAAAATGGAGACTTCAGacattcttcttcatttctggtAGTCTGGCTTCttacatggcagctggcttaACCCAGACTGCAAAAGAGGAAGCTGTTGGGCTCTTAAAGCATAGCCTAGAACTAGCACATGGCACTTCCAGAACATGCTAATGGTTAAAGCAGGTCCCAAAGCCAGCCCAGATCTGAGGGGAGAGATTTACACAAGGACATGAGTATCAGGATGCATGATTCATTGGAGGCCACCAAAGCAACAGTCTACCACAAGTCTTAAAGTCAAATAATTCAACAGCGTCTTCCACAATTTTAATCAACTGAGGGGCATTCAGTGCACAGACGTTTGTACTCTAGGGCATGTAACCTGCCTGCCCCGCTCTACCCCTGCCTTTTTGAATGCTGGCCGAATGCAGTCATTTCTCACACCACTTACTGATCACTTACTAGAACCGCATCAGATTCTAGAATGAACCAACCTTGCAACATAGTTTCAAACAGGCCCACATCTAGGAAGGAAGAGGGCTCTTAGCTCAGAAGCATCTCACCAGCTCACTCCTGAGCCTGGTTCACTCCCAAGAGCTCCTGGTCAAGTACCCAAGCTTCAAACCAGGAAGAAGGAAACCCCATTCATGTCTGGCTCCAACTGCCCCTTCGGCCACCTCCCACATCCCGTCTCTTCTAGGACACACCTCGCCCCTCATCTGTGTTACATGGTCCTGTCCCTGGAGAGCTAGGGCAGAAAAACTgagctcctggttctcagactGACATTAAGATCCCTCTGTAGCATGTGTGACCTTCttgtgttttccattttcaatACTGGACATAGTTGTTCCAGGTACGACCCAAACGCCAAGTTCAGTGGTAGTAACAGGATTTCTGGGAGAAGCTTGGGTAGCAATCTGGTTggagggaaggtgagagggacTCTGAGAGTTTTCTTGAAACTTTTTATAAGAGTAATGTGACCCTACTTATAACTAGGATTGATCACCAAAAAATGGACATAATAGCCAAGATCtgattaataaaaatgtacacttagctcacaaattaaataaaaatgtgtacttAGTACATACAAAAGCGAAAGTTAACTGAGTCAAACAGAAGAGCAGAAGTGgcgggtttttaaaatttcttttatttttttacatttctaaccATCCGTCAATTATTCCATAACAAGGCAGTATCACGCGATGACCGAACGTAGGCTCCAGAAGTcagggtttgaattccagctccatcAATTACTGGTCATCTTGGTCAATTtccctgtgccttagttttctcatctacacaATGAGGGTAGTAATAGTACCTTTCTCACAGCTTGCTGTGAGTATTAAGCAATACTCGCAAAGCGCTTAGAGTGCCCAGTAAACTACAAACATTCTTAATATatgttattcattattattattccacacATTACCATTAACTTGAGGTTTTTCAACACATGTTCAtcgttttttttctctttattaattcttGTTTGGAATGATCTTGGAGGCACTGACTGTTGAAGATGATGAGAAGCTAATGATCGCCCTCCACACCAACGTCTTGGTACCTTGGCCAACTTTAAATAGGTCTCGCCAAGAAAAGGTGTTAATAGCAAATGGCAAAGTATCAatagcagattttaaaaaaaaacaaaacacttcaggTAGTAGTTATTCTCCTAAGCCttagaaattaaaagtaaaattaaaaataaaaattggtgaTAGAGATAAGAAAATAGCTGAGAAATAAGCACTGAAtctacatatactttttttttttttttttttttttttttttgcggtacgcgggcctctcactgttgtggcctctcccgttgcggagcacaggctccggtctgtgctcagcggccatggctcacgggcccagccgctccacggcatgtgggatcttaccggacgggggcacaaacccatgtcccctgcatcggcaggcggactctcaatcactgcgccaccaaggaagccctacatatactttaaatgttttaaagtatgcACCTTCTCATCAAATTTGTGTGGGGAGAAAATGAGACATATAAAAGCTATTTAGAATTTCCTTTGGGTGTAATTATACAATTCCACAGTATTACTTTTTGCCATCAATTGCTCTCCCAACATCCCCTTTTCTATCATAATCACAAGAAGCAGCAGAAGTATCCAAAGAGTTAAAAGGGGGAATATCAGCCCCCAGCAATGTGTTCACTGGAACCATTTCCCTGCTGCTCTGTGTTTACAGGATTTTATTTGCATAGAAGAACTGCAGGAGCTCTGGATGATAGTGGCTCTGAAAGAAATTGGCAAAGGGACACATGAAGAAGGGAGTCAGTAAACCTCCTTGATTCTAGAACGAGTAGACAGTTGTCAAAGTCAGAACATGAGGATAAACAATCTTCAGATTCTCAGAGGAGGAGGCATCATTATCCAAATGATGATCTAAACTGGAACTGCCAATATGTTTCACCCAATGATCTAAGCTGGAACTGCCAATATATTTCACCCAATGATCTAAACTGGAACTGTCAATATACTTCACCCAACAATCTAAGCTGGAACTGCCAATATATTTCACCCAACGACCTAAGCTGGAACTGTCAATATACTTCACCCAACGATCTAAGCTGGAACTGTCAATATACTTCATCCAACGATCTAAGCTGGAACTGCcaatatattttatgcataatcCTCTGGGTGTTTTGCCATTTACATCACATTATGGGTCAATTACAGTTGAAACATACTTGGCCTGAGTCTTTTTAGGGGGGTAACTCCCTGGTGTGCCCAACCACCTTCTGCATTAACACTGGGAGGGCAGGGAACCTGGGAGAACCTCTCCTGCCCTTGCTCACTCACCAGCTGCCGGCAGAGTTTAGGGTTCCTTTGATCCTCTTCACTCTGGAAGCTGTAGTCCTTCCTCTGTCTCAGATATGGAGAACAGGCTTGAAAAGTTGTTTTGCAAGCCTGAGAGAAATAATATTACCAGCTTATTGTCAAAAATATTAGAGAGTTGTATAATCCCAAGCAAGGAAAAGTGTTGCACCCAATCTGTGGTCTGGGGGCCACTAAGAGTGAAAGTAACTTCCAGGAAGTTTGAAAACTTGAATCTTAAAGGATTTATGCTTATAAAATGACCATGTCTATAAtttggggctggtggggagggcaAAGCTTTACACTTTATCACAGCCCTTATTGTCTCATCCAAAGTAGtgctgggggcttctctggtggcgcagtggttgagagtccgcctgccgatgcaggggacacgggttcgtgccccggtccgggaggatcccacatgccgcggagcggctgggcccgtgagccatggccgctgagcctgcgcgtccggagcctgtgctccgcaacgggagaggccacagcagtgagaggcccgcgtagtgcaaaaaaaaaaaaaaaaaaaaaaaagtagtgctGGATTGCTAAATTCAATCTcaacctttctctccctctctctctccccctccctcatgCGTGACCTTAAAGAAGAGAGGTGATTTGGTGGAACCTTTGCTCCTGATGGTTTTGAAACACTCACCTGCTCCAAAGCAGCCCCGAGGTTGATCCAATCCCGTTAGGACACATTTTCtccaagaataaaacaaaagcttCATAGGAAACTAAGAAGCCAAGGGTGGGAAATCTGTACCAGGTGCAGTGACAAAAGCTAATCGGGTATGAATAAATCTCCTCTGATAGGAGGTGCTGCCCCAGGGAGCAAGCAGCACCTCCCtgtgcccccaccccccattaaCCTGACTGTATCTGGCATTCACAGGTGCTGGGACCGGGCAAGTGGGGCAAgagcaaatggaaaataacaCTTCTGCTCAGAGAGAGATTAGCCATCGAGGAGGCACTTTCTCCAGGATTCACATGGATACACGGCTGAGTGTCCGTAACTGAACTGGCAGCAACAGAGGGCCTGGCATCTCGGCTCGGCAGGGCTGCATTCCAACTCCCTTGAGGAACGGCATTGAGGTTTCATGCTGTTGGTTAGAGTCACGGACTTACCTTGGCAACCTGGGGATTCCTATCCTGTAAATGGGTCAGGAGAGAATCCTGAGTCTGCTTCACCTGACGGGTGAAAAATCTCTTCCATTTCTGCCCAGCAAAGGCAGCCAGTTGCCCAAACAAGACAAAGGCCGAGTATCTCAGGCTGTCATTCTCCTGTGGGTCCCCCGTGAACAAAACAACAAACCTCGCGTCAGTACCAAAAGGCAGCTGCATCAGAGAACAGCACAGCCCTGGTTCCTTGCTGCATGTTACAGGTGGGACATCAGATCCAGTCTATGGCACTCAGCCAGCCGGGCTCCAGGACGGAGTGGAGACGGGCTGAGTCTTCAGTGAACCTCTTCTTCAGCAGACGAGAGGGTTAGACTGGGGGCTCACTGGTGCTACTCCCAGCTTCCCAGCTTTTTTCTTCATTACTTAACATTTTGGAGATTGATTATATTTACTTGGTTCGAAATTCAAAATAActaaaaagttttataaaaaagtAAGTCTCCCTTCCTACACCTCTCCACCTGCCACCAAATTTCCCTCCCCACAAAGTCATAAATTTTGTGTGATTCCtccaaaagataaagaagaaaaaaatgaaatatatattacatagcGCTTTcccacatttttaaacaaatggatgTGGACCATCCCACTGTTATACATCTTGACTTTTCATCATTCTCTCTGGGAGCTCTTTCCATGTCGATAcgtaaaagggattttttttggctgcaccataaTTCATTCGACCCAGCCCCTGCTTACTACTTCCAGCATGTTTGCCAGGCCACCTCTCTTTACCCTGGTCTGAGTTTCTCCCACCTGCAGCAGAAATAACAATTCTGTTTCTTCCCTGACGCCCTGCCAGCTCTCCCTGCTTTGGGTCTGATGCGCTGGTTTGTCCCTGACTGCAAGTCAGTGGCTtcggccctccctccctctcccaggggaGCTGTCTGGTCCGAGTATCTCCCTGCGCAGGTGAGGAGATGGAGGCCCAGGGCATTTCAGTGATTCACCTAGAGTCACACCATCAGGGAACAGCGAACCAGGGTAGCAACTCAGCCTCCTGACTCATGGTGAAGGGATTTTTATATCAGTGTTTCTTGATCTTGTCCAGTTCCAGGTGAACCAGAAAGGACTGGTCTGGGACAGGCCTCCTCACCCAGAAATGGGGGTCACAGACACTCAGCAAGCATGGAGACCACTGATCATCTTCTGaagtatttaaaacaattttttagcaCACATGACACATACAGAAACTGCTTTAGTGTTGCACTCTCTTCACTGTtctacctgtgtgtgtgtgtatgtgtatgtgtttaattGTATGTgtttaattcaattcaacaagcACTTATTGAGACCTAACTCTACCTGAAGCATGACCCTATCGCTGTGAGATGTACAGAGATGTATAATGGGGTGCCTGTCCCCCTGGGAGTCTGACAATCACCTGATGGGGCACAGCCCAGGCAGGCAGTGAAGAGCACTAAGACAGGAATACAAACTGTCAGAAACAGCTCCCCATGAGTATTCCCAGGTTTCACCATGACAAGGAGTTTCTGATCAAAAATTACAGTCGACCTGGGTTTAAACAATACTTGCATGGCAAACAAGCCCTGGCCATTAAGATGGCACCTCCAGAGAGATTTAGAGACACTTACCCGGAGATATCTACTTATATTCCAGGGAGGTGGAGTAGAGACCTTCCTCTCCCAGCCCCGGAGTGGGCTGGTTTACATCCCAGAGCAAaggcctctctgcctctctgagcGGGAGGAGAGGCAAATGTCCCAGCAGCTCCTCGATATGCTCCAAGTTTTATAATTTCGAGGTTTCTCTTCCTCCCGTGAGGTGCAGGCACCTCGCTTTCGCGGGGTTACTTCTGGGGAATTAGGTGTTGGGAACTCACGCAAGACGCTCTGTGAGTAAGTGCAAGTTCCCTGTCTCTCTGTTCCCTGTTCTAAAGGTCttatctttctgtgtgtgtgtgcatgtgtgtgcgtgtgtgtgtgtgtgtaactgggGTAAGCTAACTGATTAGCTTCTGAGTCCTCGCGTTTTCTGTATCTGTGCACTTTTTGCTCCACCTGCCTTGTCACCCGGCAGTTAAGAGTGCAGGCCCTGGGCAAAGGGCCTGGCTTCATATCCACTTACTGGCTCTGTGAACCgtgggcaagttacctaatctTTCTAGGCCTTGGTTTCCTGCTCTATAACGTGAAGATAACAGTTCCTGCCTGACAGGGTCATTGTGAAGATTAGATGAGACAACCCATGTAAAGTGCCCGGCACCCTGCCTAGCCTAGCACACTAAGTAAGGGCTCACTAAGTGCAAGCCACTCCTATTGTTACATTTATAAGAGAGCATTGAGTACACGTGTGCATCACTATAATCAGTGTATACGTACTCACTGCTCTATTGCAGTGAAAACTCCTTGCGGAGTGGTGATGAAATCCTGCATGTCTTTACATGTCTTCCATAACCCCCAGCACAGTACCAATCTCTCAACAAGATTTCTTAATAAATAGTGAACAATAGAGGCCTTGTTTCCTGAGCAACACGCCAACCAGGGCTCACATTTGACTTTAAGAACCTGGAATCTTCCTGCGTTGTCTCACTTACATCATCTAACAAAGTCCTGGTCCGAAGGGTGATGTCTACGAAGAAGGAGCCCAAGCCTTTCCCCTGGATCTTGCCCAGGATGACGGTCAGGGTCTCCAGGCTCTCGTGGATGACTTCAGAACTCACGGGGTCGTACAGTCCACGCACCAGCAGGTCCAGGACAATCATTTTATACTTTCTCACCTGTTACCAAGGTTTGGAAAGCATTAGCAGCACAGGAGTTGCTCCCCATGCGTTGAAAAGTATCTCCACTCCTAATCTTCCAATAACCCGGGACTTGGACTAAGAGGCCATGGCTTTCTTCAGCACCTGCTGCCACAACTCTCAGCAAAGTACAAATGCTTCCGTTAACCCGAGCCAAGAGCCCAATTCGGTCTTGGAAGGAGAGCAGTCTGGAGCATGGCCTATgggtgggtgaggctggggaggacACGTCAAGGAGGGTGGTGGACCTGGACAATCTAGCGATCTGGGTGCATTGGGTACCTTTACAGGGGATAAGGCAAATGGTCACTTAAGTTTACAGATGCTGACGGAAGAGGTGGGGAAAACATCTTTTACTAAACAAgcattaattattagaaaaattaaattcaccGGAGGGTGATGTCCAGCTGTGTGTTAATCTTACCTGCAGCTCTGTTTCCCAAGGCTGATGATCCTGAGGTGTGATGACCCTAAGATGACCCCAAATGAGTCATGTGTGCCTTTGTACAATCTCCTTCCCTTGAGTGTGTAAGGAGCCATTGACTTGCTTGTGGCCTCTCAAACATGACTGTGGTGACGGACGTCATTCCCATGGTTCCGTTACATTATATGAGACTCCATCTAGCAGACAGGAGTGGGAGACACTCTCCCACTGGCCGTGAAGAAGGGAGCTGCTGTGTTGTGAGAGGGTGGCCTCAAGGAGCTGAGGGCGGCCACTCAGAAAGGAAATAGGGACCTTAGTCCTACAACTagaaggaaatgaattcttcCAACAGCCACATGAGCTTGGAAGATGACCCTAAACTTCAGAAAGGAATGCAGTCTGGCCCGCACCTTGATGGCAGCCTTGCAAGACCTTGAGTAGGGGACCAGGAGAAGTGGtacctggactcctgacccaaggaaactgtgagataataaacgcCAGGCCGCTGATGTactgttacacagcagtagacaACTAGTACATGAAGCCCCCCATCCCAGTGCTGAGGACTCCAGGCCATGAGGGCTGGCCAAGTGCGCCCTGCCCTTCCTACCTTGTCCGGGGTCTCACAGGCCATAGttcccaggcttctcattgccatatGACGCTTTTTAACCCTGGGGTCCCAGGCTCTCTCTGCCAAGTTGAAAAACACATTCTTCAGAGGCTCCTGCTTCTGGAGCTTCAGTTTCCAAGAGACCTGGGTGGTGAGTCAAAAATGTATTGATTTGGGAGTGTTCAGAGTCACACCCTACCCATCGCCAACCCTGATCCCTCCCTCTGAAGAAAATCCTGTGTTGCCCGCTCAATTTTAATCCTAATTTCTCCACCTAAAGACATCTGGTTTTTGCTGGGAATATATTAGTTTGATCTACATAATGAAGAAAtggatggaggaagaggaaaggggtggAGAAAAATAATGCAGAGCTAATGTTGAGATAGGTTTGGGAGCGTTATGGAGAGAGGTGTCTAGGCAGTTGTGGGTGTGACAGAGCTGAGAAAAGGGGGCTTTAGAAGTGTTGATGTGATCTGAGAATAGGGATCCCTTTAAGAGGACAAAGTAAGCTGTGTTCCTCCTGTCTCAGAGTTTCCTtgacccttc
It includes:
- the MRO gene encoding protein maestro is translated as MLIASLPKSKSKELRAGKTDPTHPIWLLPRNSRSPRRPGPELRPNRASSPRDRRSSMDQTQRRILDQPLSIPTAQPKKKRTSVISFFSKVSWKLKLQKQEPLKNVFFNLAERAWDPRVKKRHMAMRSLGTMACETPDKVRKYKMIVLDLLVRGLYDPVSSEVIHESLETLTVILGKIQGKGLGSFFVDITLRTRTLLDDENDSLRYSAFVLFGQLAAFAGQKWKRFFTRQVKQTQDSLLTHLQDRNPQVAKACKTTFQACSPYLRQRKDYSFQSEEDQRNPKLCRQLSHYHPELLQFFYANKIL